The following DNA comes from Methanothermus fervidus DSM 2088.
GGAGAGATAACTGGAGCAAAAGCAATACCTGGAAGATTTATACCAGGAACATTGACGAATCCAAACCTTGATTCATTTGTAGAACCAGAGGTATTAGTTGTAACCGATCCACGTGCTGATTCTCAAGCATTGACAGAATCAAAAGAAATTGGTATACCTACAGTTGCATTTTGTGATAGTGAAAACTTATTAGGTAATGTAGATATTGCAATACCAGCAAATAATAAAGGTAGAAAATCTCTTGCTACTTTATATTGGTTATTAACCCGTGAACTTTTAAAGGAGAGAGGGGTTATTGAAAAGTATGAAGAATTTGACGTGCCTCCAACTGAATTCGAATTTAAACTTTAAAGAAGTGATTATATGAAAAGAAAACCTGCTGTAGCAGGAACATTTTATGAATCAGATCCAAAAGCTCTCAAAAATAGAATAGAATGGTGTTTTAAACATGAATTAGGTCCTGGAGATTTTCCTAAAGTCGGTGGAGATAGAAACATAGTTGGGGTCATTGCCCCCCATGCAGGTTATATTTATTCAGGACCTATTGCAGCCCATGCATATTACAGAATAGTTGAAGATGGATTCCCAGAAACATTCATAATTTTATGTCCAAACCATACAGGTATGGGATCTTCTGTTTCATTGATGGCGGAAGGTGAGTGGGAAACCCCACTAGGTTCTGTTAAAATTGATGAAGAATTTTCTAGCGAATTGTTTAAGAAATCAGAAATAATAGACATCGATGACACAGCACATTCACAAGAACATAGTTGTGAAGTACATATCCCTTTCCTTCAATATTTTAAAAAAGACTTCAAAATAGTTCCAATTTGTATGTGGTTACAAGACTTAGAGACTACAAAAGAGGTTGCACAAGCAATTGTTGATACAATTAAAAGCTTAAATAAGGACATTGTTTTAATTGCTAGTACAGATTTTACACATTATGAACCCCAGGAAATAGCAGAAAGCACTGACAAAAAAATTATAGATGCTATATTAAAATTGGATGAAAAAGTTATGTACAAAAGAATAAATGATCTTAACGCT
Coding sequences within:
- a CDS encoding protein of unknown function DUF52 (COGs: COG1355 dioxygenase~InterPro IPR002737~KEGG: mth:MTH45 hypothetical protein~PFAM: protein of unknown function DUF52~SPTR: O26151 UPF0103 protein MTH_45~PFAM: Memo-like protein) produces the protein MKRKPAVAGTFYESDPKALKNRIEWCFKHELGPGDFPKVGGDRNIVGVIAPHAGYIYSGPIAAHAYYRIVEDGFPETFIILCPNHTGMGSSVSLMAEGEWETPLGSVKIDEEFSSELFKKSEIIDIDDTAHSQEHSCEVHIPFLQYFKKDFKIVPICMWLQDLETTKEVAQAIVDTIKSLNKDIVLIASTDFTHYEPQEIAESTDKKIIDAILKLDEKVMYKRINDLNATMCGYGPVSVVLISSKKLGANKARLLKYGTSGDVTGDRSSVVGYASITIEK
- a CDS encoding SSU ribosomal protein S2P (COGs: COG0052 Ribosomal protein S2~InterPro IPR018130: IPR005707: IPR001865~KEGG: mth:MTH44 30S ribosomal protein S2~PFAM: ribosomal protein S2~SPTR: O26150 30S ribosomal protein S2P~TIGRFAM: ribosomal protein S2~PFAM: Ribosomal protein S2~TIGRFAM: ribosomal protein Sa(cytosolic)/S2(archaeal)); translation: MSELLIPLDNYLAAGIHIGTQQKTADMERYIYRVRSDGLYILDVRKTDERIRIAAKFLAKYEPHDILAVSVRQYGQPAVKKFGEITGAKAIPGRFIPGTLTNPNLDSFVEPEVLVVTDPRADSQALTESKEIGIPTVAFCDSENLLGNVDIAIPANNKGRKSLATLYWLLTRELLKERGVIEKYEEFDVPPTEFEFKL